Genomic segment of Geothermobacter ehrlichii:
CAGAGTTCCCATCCACGTTTTCATACATACCATTTGCTACTGCAAAAACTGGAGAACCTGACATGCCTGGAAATGCTGATACATCAACAAGAACTAAAGGTTTTTCTTCAAAATTTACACTTGGCTCGCTTGCTAAGGTGCCAGATTTCCATACAGGTAACGCATTTGCGGTGTCATAATACCCATAAGGATATCCAACTAATGATATATCAGTTGCAGGTCTAATTTTCATTCTTGGATTAGCCCATTCTTCTGAAAGACAAAAAACCTTGCAGTCTTTTGAACATTCTGCTGGTAGAGGGATTATTGCAAGGTCAGCTTCTGGATAGGTCATACTAGAAATCCATAACGGTCGCCCCGAAGGGGTAAATAGGGGAAGGACTGTATTTCTTACTCTACCTGTCTCTATTTCTGACTCATGAAACTGGAAAAGAATATTGTCCCCTATGGGAGGTTTTCTTTCATTTGGGGCCGACCCAGTTAACACATGATAGTTTGTTACTAAAAATAGGACTTGGTTTTCGTCATTTTTTTTAACGAAATAAAATCCTGTACCTTGCGAAACTACTTGTTCACCTTGTCGTAGAAAGATAGGTGTCGTTGAAAGCGATATGTGATCAATTATCATTGGTTTCCTCAGCCGAACTCTTTATTATCTCTCCCCATCCTTTATCCCGAATGGCAGACGCTAACTCCATTCCCAAACCACATCTGGCACCATTGGATGCCTTCGTAATCAATGTGTTAGACAATCTTGCACCCTAATTACCCTGTTATGTCTGCTCATCCATAGCAACGGATTCCAATATCTGTGCACTTTTGCAGTTCGGAGAAAAAACAAAAAGCCGCCCGGTTGGGTTTTTCCCGGACGGCTTTTGTTCTTTGTGTCATGTCCCCCTCCTATATAACGGCTTTTTGTTAGCGTCTTTTTATCGCATTGTCAAGGCTGTCATCGTCACACCAGTCGTTCCAGAAGTCCCAGAGCGAGGGCGCTGGAGGGACGTTGTTTAAAAGGTGAATTAACGGCCCCGCCCTCTGTCAGATTCAGCCAATCCCCGCCAGCTCCGCCACGTCCCGCAGGGGAAGCATGGTCACTTTTTCATCGACGGCAAACGGCTGCCGGCCGGGATAGACCACCCAGAGGTGTTCCAGCTCGAGATCTTTCAGGGCGCTACGCATCGAGCGGGTTATCTTCGGCGCTTCGTTGAACTTGAATTCCACTCCGTAACGGCGCCCGCCGCGGAAGAACAGCAGGTCGAGTTCGGCGCCGCTGTAGGTCGCCCAGAAGTAGGTGTCGGCCGAACCGATGCGGGCCAGTACCTGCTCCAGGGCAAACCCTTCCCAGGAGGCGCCAAGCCGGGGATGGCCGAGCAGCGTGTTGCGATCGGGGATACTGAGCAGGCTGTGGACGATGCCGGAGTCGCGCAGGTAGATCTTGGGGGCCTTCACCTGCCGTTTGGCAAGATTTTCGTGCCAGGGCTGTAACTGCCGCACCATGTAGGTTCCGGTCAGAATATCGAGATAGTGGCGAACGGTCTTGTCTGACAGGCCCATCGACCGCCCCAGCTCGGAAGCATTCCAGGTTTGCCCGTGCGAATGGGCAAGCATTGTCCAGAAACGCCGCATCGCCGCGGCGGGAATGTTGATGCCGAGTTGTGGGATGTCGCGCTCCAGGAAAGTGCGGATGAACCCTTCGCGCCAGGCCACGCTGTCTTCATCCGTCCCGGCGAGAAAGGAACGCGGAAATCCACCCCGCAGCCAGAGCCTGTCATGATCGGCAGCGGGGATTTCACCCGTGTGGAACCCGGCCAGTTCGACAAACTCGACCCGGCCGGCCAGGCTTTCGGAAGCGCTGCGAATGATTTCCGGCGATGCACTGCCGAGGATCAGGAAGCGGGTGGAACTGTCCGCCCGGTCAGCCAGGACCCGCAAGATGCCGAAAAGTTCCGGGTTGTGCTGAATCTCGTCGAGAACAACAAGTCCGTCAAGAGAGGACAGATAGAGTTCTGGATTCTGCAGACGGGCCTGATCGGAGGGCGATTCCAGGTCAAGATAGTGGACGGTTTTTCTTTCCCTGGCAATCTGCCGGGCCAAAGTGGTTTTGCCACATTGCCGGGGCCCGAGAATGGCCGTGATCGGTGATCGGTTCAGGGCCTGGTTGACGGCGGCCTTATATGGTGTCCTGGCAATCATGCGAAAAGATTATCATTGAAAATTCGGAGCGTCAATCCGAATTTTCAATGATAAGAAGCAGGGTCGGGTCTTGAATTGTAAGAAACTGATAATTCAAGACCTGCCCCCAGTCTTTGCTTCGTCAATGGCCATCGTCCCTCCTGTGGCGGGAATTGTAACCCCAAGCTATGGCCATTTACGCAGAATTCTTACACCCTCGTTGTAAAATTTCTTTTTTCATGTATTGTTTTATAAGTGCTTGAAAAATAATAGCTGTTGCTTTTTTCTACAGGATCTATCGTGACAACAAAGGCGAAGCATAAAAAACTGACAGTGCTGCAAGTAGCAACAATCAACAAGCCAATCAAACCGGATCTCGGTTATGGCCCAATAGAAACTGTTATTTACAATATTGATAAAGGACTTCGATCTTTAGGTCATCGGTCCATCGTTGCTTGTTCCGCTGATTCCTGTGTTACTGGGGAACAACACGTGACTGTTCAGCGAAGTCTCGGTGACTATGTGCGTGAAGGCACACAGGAACAAAAAAAAATCGTTAAGACGCACCTTTCGAGGGCACTGAAAAGGGCAAAGATGGGCGACATTGATGTCATTCACATGCATGGATGGTTGGATTACATTTATGACGGTATATTCAGTCCGCCTCTGCCAATCGTGATGACTCTTCATGTGCCCGCAAATGACAGTTTGATTAAAAAAGACCACTGTCAGCGGTTCAACACCATGCAAAACCCTTACATGCATTTCGTAGCAATAAGCGAATACCAAAAACAGCAATATAATGGCTTGATGAATATTAAGACTATCCATCATGGAATTGAAATACGAGACTGGCATTTTAAAGAGCAGCCGGTCAAAGGTAGCTATTTATTCACTATAGGCAGGATAACCCAGGTCAAGGGGCAGGATAAAGCCATAGAAGTTGCGAAAAAGACAGGTTTCAAGCTCATCATTGCCGGTTGTGTCCAGAACAAATTCGCAGACCAGGAGTTTTTCGAAAGCTTGAAGGGCTCTATCGACCTATTTGTTGACATTGGTAAACATCGTGTTGATAAGGACTATTATGAGAAGGTAATGAAGCCTTTACTGGACTGCGACAAACAGATTATATACCTCGGAGAGCTCAGCAGCGAGCAAAAAAAGCAATGGTATCTGCATGCATGGGCCACCTTGTTTCCTATACAGTGGGGAGAGCCATTTGGACTCGTTCTGATCGAATCAATGGCGTGCGGCACTCCAGTCCTGGCATTCAAAGAAGGAGCCGTTCCAGAAATTGTGGTGGACGGTAAAACAGGGTTCGTGATGAATTCTCTAGATGGCATGATTGGGGCAGTTGACCGCATCAACAGCATCGATCCTCGTGAATGTCAGAGGCACGTGCAGAATCATTTCTCCATTACAAGTATGGCCCAAAAGTATTCAGAGTTGTATCAGCAGATACTCGACAAGTATAAAACATCAGTCAACTTTGGCAGGTTACCGATCGACAATATTTCGAAACCTCTTCCCCCTGGCAATATAGCCTCGGAAGGGAACTACTATGCCTAAAGACATTCCGGTAAGCAACGGCAATCTCCTTTTTAATTTTGACTCGGATTACCGAATTCGGGATGTGTATTTTCCTTTGATAGGCCAAGAGAATCATTCAAAGGGACATCCCTTTCGGTTCGGGGTATGGGTGGATGGACGCTTCTCCTGGATAGGTTCGGAATGGAAAAGGGATCTGAGATATCATGATGACAGCCTCGTGACTGATGTTTTCCTGAAAAGCGACGTTTTGTGTTTGGAGCTTCGCTGCAGTGACGCGGTTGACTTAGACTTGAACGTATATATCAAAAAAGTCGAAGTGACAAACCTGGAGGGGAAAGATCGTCAAGTGAGACTCTTTTTCACTCACGACTTTCACCTTTATGGCAATGATATTGGAGACACGGCTTATTTTGATCCGCGAACCCGTTCCATCATCCATTATAAAGCTAACCGGTACTTTCTCATCAATTGTTCCGGGGCCGAAAAGGGGGGTGTCGAGCACTACGCTTGCGGGATCAAGGGGATGGAGGGACAGCAGGGAACCTGGAAAGACGCTGAGGATGGCGAACTTAGTGGACATCCGGTCGCCTGGGGCTCTGCCGACTCCACGATCGGAATACGCCTGCACGTGCCCCCAGGCGGGAGAGCAACGGCCTTTTACTGGGTGGCTGCAGGCACGGGGTACCATGAGGTAGCTCAACTCAACCAGGCTGTTTTGGAGAAGACGCCGACAGAGCTGATTAATCAAACGTCGGATTACTGGACAGCGTGGGCTCAAAAAGAGCCCAGGTACTTTGGGGATCTGCCCAAAACGGTCACCGACATTTTCAACCGAAGTCTCCTCGTTTTGAGAACGCAGATTGACAACCGGGGAGCAATCATCGCCGCAAATGACTCAGATATCGTTCGTTTTGGGCAGGATACTTATTCTTACATGTGGGGCCGCGATGGGGCCTTTGTCGCCGCTGCGCTGGCGAAGGCCGGCTACCTGAATGTATGCAGGAAATTTTTCGACTTTAGCGCCCAAGTTCTGTCCGAGGAGGGATATCTTTTCCAGCATTATAATCCGGATGGCTCGCTGGCCAGCAATTGGCACTCTTGGTTAGTGGATGGAGAGGAGGTTCTCCCCATACAGGAGGATTCGACAGCTCTGGTGCTCTGGGCGCTATGGATACACTACCAGTGTTCGAGGGACGTGGAATTCATAAGGCCTCTCTACAAGAAGCTTATTCAAAAGTCCGCCGACTTTTTGCTAGCGCACCGCGATTCTGAAACCTTGCTGCCCATCCCCTCCTTTGATCTCTGGGAAGAGCGTTACGGAGTGCACTCCTTTACCGTTGCAGCAGTGATTGCCGGCCTCAGAGCGGCGGCGAATTTTGCAAGACTCTTTCAAGATACCTCCTTGGCCGAGACATATGACACAGCGGCCGGTCAAATGAAGCAAGGGCTTACTGAGCACCTATACCACACTGGTCTAAAGAGGTACGCCCGCTCAGGTTACCGGAAGGGCAATGGCTATGAACTCGATGAAGTAATCGACGTCAGCCTTTTGGGACTCATAACTCTGGGAGTATTTTCACCCCAAGACCCGAGGATGATCGAAACGATGAAGGCCATACGCCAGCAATTATGGCTTAATACTCCTGTTGGGGGTTGTGCCCGGTACCAGGATGATGTCTATCAACGGCCAGGTGATAGCCCAGAGAATATCCCTGGCAACCCATGGTTTATCTCAACGCTCTGGTTGGGAGAATGCTTCATCGCTCGAGCCGAAAATCTTCAGGAGCTTCATGAAGCACTACCTTACCTCGAATGGTGTGCGAAAAATGCACTTCCTTCTGGTGTGCTTGCAGAGCAGGTGCACCCTGCAAACGGTTGCCCTCTTTCTGTTTCCCCGCTCACATGGAGCCATTCCGCCTACGTGTGGGCAGTACTGCAATACACGGAAAAGTTCAACTCTTTACAAAAAAGAGGCTAACGGGGTCACCTATTAAAAGGCTGTCCGTCTAAGAATAGGGACGTTGTTGCTTTGTTGCTTTAGCCTGCTACACTCCAACTTATGCTCCCCCGCAAAAATTCCAAAAAACCACCCCTCCTGCGCAGAAAAGGGGTCGAAAAGGGGTCGTGCTTGACAAATTGACAAAAGCGCCTTTTCCGCAATTGAGGTAGAACCTGCCGCTGGTCATTCCAGTCGCGCACGACCAATTGCACCACCCTGTTAATCACCAGGGCCGAATCGGCCCCGGTTCTTTTTTCTGACCGGAGAGCGGATTCCTTCCTTTCTTGCGCGCCGCCGCTTTACCAATCGTGGTATTATTGATCAAAGAATTGTGAGATAGACGTGGTGTCCTGCGGGCACCGACAGCAAGAAGGAGTCCATGATGAATCTGTATGCATACGCATTGAACATAGAAACCAGCGGCATCACGTTTTACCGGCAGATGGCCACCCGGGCGCAGGGCGAGGGCATCCGGAAGATTTTCACCCTGCTGGCCGAGGACGAGGAAACCCTGCTGCAGAAACTGCGACTGATCAACAAGCGTTTCCCCGAGTTTGCCAGGCTCGACTGTTCCGGTCTCGACGGGGATGACAATCCCTTCGCGCGCCTGAACGGCTCGAGCGATGCTCCCGCAGTCGCCAACGACCTGGAAGCCTACCAGCTGGGCATCGCCATCGAGCGGGAGATCGTCGACCACTACCAGCATCTCGCCGAGGCCGAAGGCGATCCGGACACCGCCCGCCTGCTCTTCTGGGTCGCTGCTCTGGAGCGCGTCGAGCTGAGAGAGATCGAGAGCCTGTTCGATTTTGTCAACGCCCCGAACGAATCGCTCGAGTGGGGCGAGTTCAGCAATCTCGACGAGTTCCACAATTTTGGCCGCTACGAGGATCTGCGACAGGGGGATCTCGATCTGCCCGTCATGCCCGAAGTTAAGCACTGAGTTTTCGCACGGCGGCATCCGGAACGCTTCGACCACCTGGCCCGTCACCTCGCCCGGGCGCCTCGCGCGAAGGGAAAGGGGGGCTTTCATGGCCCAGAACATCACGCAAAAAATTCTCTCCACCCACCTGGTCGAGGGTGAACTGATTCCCGGCGAGGAGATCGCCATCCACATCGATCACACGCTGCTGCAGGACGCCACCGGGACCATGGCGATGCTCGAATTCGAGGCTCTTGGAATCGACCGGGTCAAGGCGGATCTGGCCGTGCAGTACGTCGACCACAACCTGCTGCAGACCGACTTCAAGAACGCCGACGATCACAAATACCTGCGCACGGTCAGCGCCCGCTACGGCGTGCACTACTCGCAACCGGGCAACGGCATCTCGCATATCGTTCATCTCGAACGTTTCGGGCGGCCGGGGCTGACCATGCTGGGCGCCGACAGCCACACGCCCGGGGCTGCCGGCGTGTCCATGCTGGCCATCGGCGCCGGAGGGCTTGATGTCGCCCTGGCGATGGCCGGGCATCCCTACCATCTCCCCTGTCCCGGGGTCCTGGGCGTCAGGCTGACCGGCCGGCTGCCCGACTGGGTCAGCGCCAAGGACGTCATTCTCGAAATGCTCCGGCGCTACGATGTCAAGGGATGTGTCGGCATGGTGGTGGAATATTTCGGTCCGGGGGTGAAAACCCTCTCGGTGACCGACCGGATGACGATCGGCAACATGGGTACGGAGCTCGGAGCGACCTCCACGGTTTTTCCCTCCGACGAGCGAACGCGCCGGTTTCTGACGGCCCAGGGACGCGAGGACGACTGGCGCGAGCTGCAGGCCGACCCCGGCTGCGGCTACGACGAGCTGGACGAGATCGATCTTTCTCGGCTCGAGCCCCTGATCGCCTGCCCGACCTCGCCGGGAAACATCAGGACCGTGCGTGAAGTGGCCGGGACTCCGGTCGACCAGGTCATCGTCGGTTCGAGCGTCAACGGCAGTTATCGCGACCTGATGGTCACGGCCTGCATCGTTGACAAGCGCCATTCGGCGGCGAATCTGTCCTTTCACGTCAATCCCGGCAGCCGGCAGGTGCTGGAAAATGTCGCCGAAAACGGCGGCGTGATGATGCTGCTGCTGGCCGGCATCCGCATCCATCAGTCCGGCTGCCTCGGCTGCATCGGCATGGGCCAGGCGCCCGGAACCGGACAGGTCAGCCTGCGCACCTTCCCGCGCAATTTCCCGGGTCGCTCGGGGACCGAGGGCGATCAGGTCTATCTCTGTTCGCCGGAGACGGCGGCGGCGTCGGGCCTGAAGGGAGTGATCACCGACCCGAGAGATCTTGCGGCCGAGATGGACTATCCGCGGATCAGCGATCCGGAGACGTTCGTGGTCGATACCTCGTCGATCCTCTTTCCTGACGAGGAACGCTTTAGCACCGAGGTGGTCCGGGGGCCGAACATCAAGCCGTTTCCACGGCTCGAACCCCTGCCGGGAACCCTGGAAGGAACGGTCGTCATCAAGGTCGGGGACAACATCTCCACCGACATCATCATGCCGGCCGGCAGCAAGGTTCTGCCGCTGCGCTCCAACATCGAGGCGATCAGCGACTATGTCTTTTACCAGATCGACGAGGACTTTTCCCGCCGCTGCCGCGAACTCGGCGATACGGTCGTTGTCGGCGGCGACAACTACGGCCAGGGATCCAGCCGCGAACACGCGGCCCTGGCCCCGCGTTATCTCGGCGTGCGGGTGAAAATCGCCAGGAGCTTCGCCCGCATTCACCAGGCCAATCTCTGCAACTTCGGCATCCTGCCGCTGACCTTCAAACATGCCGAAGATTACGACCGGATCGAGCCGGGCGACCGACTGGTCGTCAGCGACGTTCGCCGGCTGCTGGAAAAGGGCGCGCGGGAGATTCCGGTCACCATCGGAAAGCGTCAGATTGTCACCCTGCTCGACGTCTCCGAGCGCCAGCGCCGCCAGCTGCTGGCCGGGGGGACGCTGAACGAGGTGCGCGACCGGCTGAGGACTGCCTGAAGGGGGAGGGGGCGTGAGGCGTGACGGGCGGCATGAAAAAACGGCCAACCAGCGAGTGCTGGTTGGCCGTTTCCGCTCAGGGGTTGCGGGTTCAGTTCTTCGTGCCCTGTCGCCTGACGAAGAACAGCCGGCGGATCCAGGGGTGTCTGCCGGTTGCCGGTGGCTGTTGTCCGTCGCGGGGCGGGGTGAGCAGATGGTCGAACAGGTCGTGATAGCCCATGTAGTCCATGATTTCCTCCTTTGTCTGCTGACCGCGGTTGTCGTCCCGTCGCCGGCTGCCGGCGGCGGGGGCGCGTACCCTCACGGGGAGGGGATGGTACGGGGGCGATTCTAGCGGTGCGGGACGGCGAAGGGCAGGCAGCTTTGCGCAGGATCTGCTGACGTACCGAGCCTGTACCGAACGGGGATCGGCACAGGGAGGGTCCGGGAGGATGCGGACGGGGCGAAGGCGAGGGTGTGCGGAGGACTGCAGCGGTTTCAGCCGGGCAGCAGCAGCCTTTCGGCGTTGCGATGGCAGATCAGCTCCTTAGCCTCCGGACAGAGGTCGAGCCGGCAGACGGCCTCGGCGTTCGCCCTGATTCCCGGCACGCCGGGAAAGTCGCTGCCGAAGAGGAACTTGTCGGCAAGCCGCGGCAGCGAGGGATAGAGCTGCAGCAGGTTCTGCGGCGGCAGTCCGCAGATGTCGATGTAGACGTTCCTGTGCCGTTTGACCATGAATTCGGCCTGCTGGTACCAGAAGCCGCGCCCGCCGTGCGCCAGGATGATGGTCAGTCCGGGAAAATCGGTGGCGACGTCGTCGTAGGTGTAGGGATCGGCGTAGCGCATTTTCGCGCCGGTGAAGATGGAGGTGCCGGCGTGCATCATCACCGGCATGTTCAGCTGCATGCAGCGCTCGTAGACCGGGTAGAGGTTGCGGTCGTTGACGTAGTGCTCGCAGTGGACGGGATGGATCTTCAGCCCCTTTATGCCGAGGGCGAGCTGCCGCTCGAATTCCTCCACCGGGTGGTGCAGCAGCGGGTTGATAAAGCCGAAGGGGATGAAGCGCCGGAAACGTGCGGCGATGGCGACGACCCGTTCGACCGGGTGGACGCCGGCGATTTTCGGGGCGTATTCCGGCAGCAGCACGGCGTGTTCGACGCCCTCCTCGACCAGGATGCGGTGCAGTTCGTCGTCGACCTGGTTGCCATCGTGGTCGTACAGCCGCTTCTGGTAGCGCGAGCCGAGCGACATCAGAAAGGTGAACGCCTCTTCGGTCCACTCGTGCCGGTCGCCGCTGTGGATGTGCACGTCGAAAATCTTCATTGGGCATTCCCTTTCCGGCTCCGTCGAAGGGCCGTTTCCGCCGGCGCGGGATTCAGCCGGCGTCTCTGTCCGTCCGCACGCAGCGCAGCCTCCCCCGGAAGGCGGTCTTGAAGCAGCCGTTGCAGGAGATGCAGGCGGCGACGGCCAGGCTCTCGCCCTGCCAGCGCCGCGCCAGGTCCGGCTCGCAGATGAAGGGACGGCAGAGGGAGATGAAGTCGGCGCTGCCGCAGCGCAGGATGCTTTCGGCCCGCAGCCGGTCGCGGATGCCGCCCACCAGCAGCAGCGGGCAGCGAACGACGGGTCGCAGCCGTTCGGCCAGTTCCAGGTTGTACGGCTGCAGCGGCGGATCGTCGGCGCGGCGCCGTCGGACCGGGGTGCGGTCCCCGGAGGCCGGGGTGCCGCTGCTGATCTCGATGCCGTCGATGCCGGCGGTGTCGAGGGCGCAGGCCACCTGCAGGGCGTCGTCGCAGCACAGGCCGCCTTCCAGGTGGTCGTCGAGACTCAGCTTGACCAGCAGCGGCAGCCGGGAGCCGACGGTCTGCCGGACGGCGGCGTAGACCTCGAGCAGAAAGCGCATCCGGTTGTCCGGATCGCCGCCCCAGGCGTCGGTGCGCCGGTTGCTGAGCGGCGAGAGGAACTGGTTGATCAGGTAGCCGTGGGCGGCGTGCAGCTGGATGGCGTCGAAACCCCAGCGGCGGGCGCGGTCGGCGGCGGCGGCGAAGGCGTCGATGACGCGGGCGATGTCGTCGGCGGTCATCTCCAGGGGGCGCTGCGGATACTGCTCCAGCTCGATGGCCGAGGGGGCGATCGGGGTGCAGCCGCAGACGTCGCTGCGGGTCTGG
This window contains:
- a CDS encoding trypsin-like peptidase domain-containing protein, whose amino-acid sequence is MIIDHISLSTTPIFLRQGEQVVSQGTGFYFVKKNDENQVLFLVTNYHVLTGSAPNERKPPIGDNILFQFHESEIETGRVRNTVLPLFTPSGRPLWISSMTYPEADLAIIPLPAECSKDCKVFCLSEEWANPRMKIRPATDISLVGYPYGYYDTANALPVWKSGTLASEPSVNFEEKPLVLVDVSAFPGMSGSPVFAVANGMYENVDGNSVSPGVVRQFIGIYASMQMVGKNKFLEEIVHNTKLGIKDYESLEIGHVWKSDLVIDAINNIDVHQYADEILGEFGRTRRST
- a CDS encoding ATP-binding protein; its protein translation is MIARTPYKAAVNQALNRSPITAILGPRQCGKTTLARQIARERKTVHYLDLESPSDQARLQNPELYLSSLDGLVVLDEIQHNPELFGILRVLADRADSSTRFLILGSASPEIIRSASESLAGRVEFVELAGFHTGEIPAADHDRLWLRGGFPRSFLAGTDEDSVAWREGFIRTFLERDIPQLGINIPAAAMRRFWTMLAHSHGQTWNASELGRSMGLSDKTVRHYLDILTGTYMVRQLQPWHENLAKRQVKAPKIYLRDSGIVHSLLSIPDRNTLLGHPRLGASWEGFALEQVLARIGSADTYFWATYSGAELDLLFFRGGRRYGVEFKFNEAPKITRSMRSALKDLELEHLWVVYPGRQPFAVDEKVTMLPLRDVAELAGIG
- a CDS encoding glycosyltransferase family 4 protein produces the protein MTTKAKHKKLTVLQVATINKPIKPDLGYGPIETVIYNIDKGLRSLGHRSIVACSADSCVTGEQHVTVQRSLGDYVREGTQEQKKIVKTHLSRALKRAKMGDIDVIHMHGWLDYIYDGIFSPPLPIVMTLHVPANDSLIKKDHCQRFNTMQNPYMHFVAISEYQKQQYNGLMNIKTIHHGIEIRDWHFKEQPVKGSYLFTIGRITQVKGQDKAIEVAKKTGFKLIIAGCVQNKFADQEFFESLKGSIDLFVDIGKHRVDKDYYEKVMKPLLDCDKQIIYLGELSSEQKKQWYLHAWATLFPIQWGEPFGLVLIESMACGTPVLAFKEGAVPEIVVDGKTGFVMNSLDGMIGAVDRINSIDPRECQRHVQNHFSITSMAQKYSELYQQILDKYKTSVNFGRLPIDNISKPLPPGNIASEGNYYA
- a CDS encoding glycoside hydrolase family 15 protein, encoding MPKDIPVSNGNLLFNFDSDYRIRDVYFPLIGQENHSKGHPFRFGVWVDGRFSWIGSEWKRDLRYHDDSLVTDVFLKSDVLCLELRCSDAVDLDLNVYIKKVEVTNLEGKDRQVRLFFTHDFHLYGNDIGDTAYFDPRTRSIIHYKANRYFLINCSGAEKGGVEHYACGIKGMEGQQGTWKDAEDGELSGHPVAWGSADSTIGIRLHVPPGGRATAFYWVAAGTGYHEVAQLNQAVLEKTPTELINQTSDYWTAWAQKEPRYFGDLPKTVTDIFNRSLLVLRTQIDNRGAIIAANDSDIVRFGQDTYSYMWGRDGAFVAAALAKAGYLNVCRKFFDFSAQVLSEEGYLFQHYNPDGSLASNWHSWLVDGEEVLPIQEDSTALVLWALWIHYQCSRDVEFIRPLYKKLIQKSADFLLAHRDSETLLPIPSFDLWEERYGVHSFTVAAVIAGLRAAANFARLFQDTSLAETYDTAAGQMKQGLTEHLYHTGLKRYARSGYRKGNGYELDEVIDVSLLGLITLGVFSPQDPRMIETMKAIRQQLWLNTPVGGCARYQDDVYQRPGDSPENIPGNPWFISTLWLGECFIARAENLQELHEALPYLEWCAKNALPSGVLAEQVHPANGCPLSVSPLTWSHSAYVWAVLQYTEKFNSLQKRG
- a CDS encoding ferritin-like domain-containing protein → MNLYAYALNIETSGITFYRQMATRAQGEGIRKIFTLLAEDEETLLQKLRLINKRFPEFARLDCSGLDGDDNPFARLNGSSDAPAVANDLEAYQLGIAIEREIVDHYQHLAEAEGDPDTARLLFWVAALERVELREIESLFDFVNAPNESLEWGEFSNLDEFHNFGRYEDLRQGDLDLPVMPEVKH
- a CDS encoding aconitate hydratase — its product is MAQNITQKILSTHLVEGELIPGEEIAIHIDHTLLQDATGTMAMLEFEALGIDRVKADLAVQYVDHNLLQTDFKNADDHKYLRTVSARYGVHYSQPGNGISHIVHLERFGRPGLTMLGADSHTPGAAGVSMLAIGAGGLDVALAMAGHPYHLPCPGVLGVRLTGRLPDWVSAKDVILEMLRRYDVKGCVGMVVEYFGPGVKTLSVTDRMTIGNMGTELGATSTVFPSDERTRRFLTAQGREDDWRELQADPGCGYDELDEIDLSRLEPLIACPTSPGNIRTVREVAGTPVDQVIVGSSVNGSYRDLMVTACIVDKRHSAANLSFHVNPGSRQVLENVAENGGVMMLLLAGIRIHQSGCLGCIGMGQAPGTGQVSLRTFPRNFPGRSGTEGDQVYLCSPETAAASGLKGVITDPRDLAAEMDYPRISDPETFVVDTSSILFPDEERFSTEVVRGPNIKPFPRLEPLPGTLEGTVVIKVGDNISTDIIMPAGSKVLPLRSNIEAISDYVFYQIDEDFSRRCRELGDTVVVGGDNYGQGSSREHAALAPRYLGVRVKIARSFARIHQANLCNFGILPLTFKHAEDYDRIEPGDRLVVSDVRRLLEKGAREIPVTIGKRQIVTLLDVSERQRRQLLAGGTLNEVRDRLRTA
- a CDS encoding amidohydrolase family protein, with the protein product MKIFDVHIHSGDRHEWTEEAFTFLMSLGSRYQKRLYDHDGNQVDDELHRILVEEGVEHAVLLPEYAPKIAGVHPVERVVAIAARFRRFIPFGFINPLLHHPVEEFERQLALGIKGLKIHPVHCEHYVNDRNLYPVYERCMQLNMPVMMHAGTSIFTGAKMRYADPYTYDDVATDFPGLTIILAHGGRGFWYQQAEFMVKRHRNVYIDICGLPPQNLLQLYPSLPRLADKFLFGSDFPGVPGIRANAEAVCRLDLCPEAKELICHRNAERLLLPG
- a CDS encoding oxidoreductase, which translates into the protein MTHARQLFAPARLGELQLRNRLVRSATWEGMCDPEGVPGDELIALHRALAAGGTGLLITGFAYVAQEGKLLPGALSLKDEAPADAVRRLVDAVHAEGGRICAQIGHAGGQTRSDVCGCTPIAPSAIELEQYPQRPLEMTADDIARVIDAFAAAADRARRWGFDAIQLHAAHGYLINQFLSPLSNRRTDAWGGDPDNRMRFLLEVYAAVRQTVGSRLPLLVKLSLDDHLEGGLCCDDALQVACALDTAGIDGIEISSGTPASGDRTPVRRRRADDPPLQPYNLELAERLRPVVRCPLLLVGGIRDRLRAESILRCGSADFISLCRPFICEPDLARRWQGESLAVAACISCNGCFKTAFRGRLRCVRTDRDAG